The genomic stretch AGAAATATCCGGGAAATACGGGATATCCTATCAGACAGTGAACCGCTATTCGGACACAGGGCTGTTGAACGTGGTCCTGAAAAAAGGCAATGTCAGGTATTACGACCGTAAACAGGTGGAAAGGCGCATAGCCAGGATCTCGGCCCTGGCCGGGGAAGGGTATTCTTTAATG from Candidatus Omnitrophota bacterium encodes the following:
- a CDS encoding helix-turn-helix domain-containing protein → MKNKLTTVKEISGKYGISYQTVNRYSDTGLLNVVLKKGNVRYYDRKQVERRIARISALAGEGYSLMLIRKKLTGI